A window of Sebastes umbrosus isolate fSebUmb1 chromosome 6, fSebUmb1.pri, whole genome shotgun sequence genomic DNA:
aaaaaaaaaacactgaagtttgaacattgtgttttttcctgTAGGTGCACAATAGCCTGCCTTTCTTTTGTGTTGCCATGGAAAAGGCTTGCAGTGTGGAGTTCAGAAACGTGGGCTGCAGTTACTTCCCTCAGAGCAGAGTCGATTGCCACTACACACTGAGCCCAGAGCACAACTGGGCCAGCAATGACTGGATAGGGCTCTTTAAGGTATTGTTAACCTGACGACTGTCACAAAAATTAAGTGAATAAAGAGTAGATGTATTCAACTGCAAAATAACAGCATGTTTTCTTCCTAAGGTTGGATGGACGTCAGTGAAGGACTACCACACATTTGTTTGGGCAATGGCCCCGCCTGACTATCAAGAGGGCACCGATGTCAACTGCTGTGTGCACTTCCAGGGTACTCATGCCCTTGTTTtctaattgtattttatttcccATAGTTAGCCAGAATCTATACTGGTACGGTGCTTAGATGTGCACATAAAACCTTCAGCGGGAGATTGATGTTTCTGTAAATTGAATTGCTCTCTTGTACACTAAAGGCTAGCGACTGGTGTATTGAATGGAGGAAAATGTTAATTATTTCTATCTTAAAAGAGTATTTCCACAGATGTAAAAGGGGAAAATATCCTGTACAGAAGACAAATATCCCCCTCAGCTTGGTCTCTAACACAGGCACAGTCTCTGTCATGGTTTGAATGAATTTCTTTAGGCTGCAGGAGGTTGAGTAATGGGCATGACAAAGACAATGCCTTTGTCAAAGCCTGCTCTGACTACTACTAGTCAAGTATACAGTGCTCACTCTGTCCTGTCTATCAGTAGCAACAGATAAGCCTGATTCAGTGTGAGGGGCATGTGTGCAGCAGGTGTGGCATTGACCTCTAGTTGATTTATCACTAACTTAAGCATACTGACAGTGTCATTCTTCATTTGTTGTAGAGCAGAGGAGGGAAAGTCTAAAGAAAGTGCTGATGCTTCCTTATCATCAGCGATGCAGTGATTTAAAAAGAAGGTTGCCTGCACCGTGACCTAAGCTGGTGCTTTAAGTTACAATACAGGTCATAAACTTTGCTGTATTCTTCCTGTCTGTTTTCCATCTGGCCCCTCTACTGTACATGTGTAgtgaaacagaaaagtaaatcaTTCTAAACATGAAGCTATAGCCTGTGCGAGATAAGGATAGTATTAGGTTAGCTTACTTTATGGGCTGGATGAAGTCATGGGCTGTGGCTGGCTGCTCCTGAGAAGTATGGATGTGGTTGGAACCCGGAGGCATAACTTCATCAGTTGTTGCCTGTTTAGTTGAGggataaaaaagaaagagaattaaatgggactgtttgtaacttcttccttCTTACACGtatggatgtttgtgcagaaataaatgctgcacctcctccagaccaacagaggtttcccgtgtcttgtgaagtgacgggggtatatatatctatatatatagatatatatatagatatatataatgaAATTTGGGAAACATTGTTGTTTAACGAGCAGTTAGCTTGTTGGAGCATACTAACTACAGTAtttaggcccttttcacagcagccatcttGACATGGCATTGAAGGgaaaacacaggtgtaactaatagcATTAATTAGGCTTACTTAAATGGAAGCTGGCTGTGTCTAATGGAGATAGCCGAACAGTGAGGGCCCTGTTAAGCTGCTCCTCACAGCACCTATGACAAATGTTGAGCCACTGGAAGATGTATTTttggtcagtgtatcttttagtcattcgattttccttttacaaacggatattaaaaaacaaaataagtggttatttgattttcgttttaaaatacaaaacttAATATTGAAAAACAAGAAGTTTTTCTTTATCGGGGttaaaaagggatgaactaaacttaaaaaacgggttgattttcattttctatttctaaaaacaaaaaataaaatcactaaaaGACAGAAACGGAAAAAACGCCTGTTTTTTCATATTCTACGACCGGAAGTTGCTatttacaaagtaagagcgcgtatgaggacggtgctatGTGAGAGGGGGAAAAGACATGACTGCAGAAAAACTGGAGTCATGTCTCCTTCCCTGAGACactcttttgtttaaaaaaaactacgtACTGATCCGTGTCCATCAccttcagtcacacagcagcaccgtacttttttttctcttacacAGCACCGTTTTtagaaatggaaaaagaaaagcaacccgtttttttaagtttagttcgtccctttttgaccctgataaagaaaaacaccttgtatttcaattttaatttttatattttaaaatgaaaatcaaataaccactaatttgtttttttaaatatccgtttgtgaaaggaaaatcaaatgaccaaaagatacaccgACCATTTTTCTCCTGAAGTTAACCGTTTTCACCTGCTTTAATTACTGCGACGTCATGCTAAACATGTCCCGGTGTTGTGTCTGGTACCGTTTCCCGTCGATATGGGTATCCCTCTACCGAAACCTGAACCCATTTCAACAGGAGGGGAAACAGACTTCAACATAACACCTGTGGACCAGACACTCTACTGAACAGACAGAGCTAGTTAGCTAAAACTCAATATTCACATTCAATGCTAACTCCTAGTAAGACCACATAATAttcaatatgtaatatataatttataattacCACAACACTTGTTACAAGTTTGGTAGCTTAGCCGTTAGTCCTGATAAAagactaacgttagctaaccgTTAGCTATCCTGATACAGGACCAAAGTTTGGTTGCTAGGTAACGTTAGGTCTCCTGATACAGGACCAAAGGTTGGTTGCTAGGTAACGTTAGGTCTCCTGATACAGGACCGTTGGAGTACTATTTCTGTCTTATTATAAATACCTCTACGGATTAATAATGACAACAGGAACTCACTTTGAGACAAGCTGGACTTCTCCACGATGTATCAGGTTGAGGAAAAGCTACTCCAGGCAGGTGTAAAGCAGCTAAATCACTCGTAATTCCCTCTAGCGTTAAATGTTTGCGACCGCCGTCTAATCAAAGATGGCGCGTGACGCCATTGTTCTTTTCTCGCTCACCTGTTACATCCATGGCCCACCTGCGCTTAAACACCTGAGTGCTGCCTCTAGTGGTTGGAAGGTGTATTGCAACACTCTGTTCATAAATCAATGTTGCTGCAATACAACAAAAAATCTATTggaaatacaatttaattttgtaaatgtaatgttttatgcATTACAATATCACAGCCatagaaatgtcaaataaatgtgtaaacTCATTAAAAGGGTCGTATTGTATGAATGGAAAAGATTTATAGTAATCTTAAAAGATGATCCAAAATTAGAGGTTAATTATCTAAAGTGCACTTAGCTCCCACATTGTTCTTTGTTCAacactatatatagtataatggGAAGCCaactcaaaaacaacaaaaaaatggatTACTTTGAAACACAATTATTCttcactgaaaattaattgTCTCATCTTTTTTTCTACCACTTTCCAGCCTCCTACCTGCCGAAGCCCAGCTCCTATGACTATGAGTTTGTATATATCGATGCTAAGGGGGAAGTGTTCTCCCGCAGCTCCACATTCATTTTCTGCGCTCCGAAGCCACTTGAGGAACTGGTGACCCTTGAGGAGGAGCCCCATGGAGAGGAAGGAGCCACAGACATGTTGCTGGTAGTGCCCAGGGCTGAACTGCTGCAGGTGAGCATAACAAATACATAGATTTACGAGATGAGGTAGTGAAGGAGAGTTTTCAGTTTTGCAAAATTAATGAGTGCTGATAAAACACATATGCTTGGGAATCAATACTGTTTATTGCATGGCACACAAAGACTATAGAGCACAATTATGATTCCCCATCCGCCGTCTGCTTCCTCCTGTCTCTTGTCAGAGTCGACTGCAGGAATGTCTGCGAGAGCGTGCCGAGCTGCTGCAGACGCAGGAGGCGGCGAACAGGTacagggagaaagagaaggaggagtacAAGAGGGCGAGGGAGGCCTGGGACCGACGACGCAGAGGGCTGGAGAGTGATATCGCCAGGCTGCAGGAAGAGCTGAAGCAGAGTCAAGAgaagatggaggagatggagatggatcAGAAGGTGGTGTATAGAGCTATAGGCAAATGACGGGCAAGATCATTTGATTATAGGACCAATTTGCCTGCTACCATTTCCATACTTTTCTCTGTATCTGTGCCCTTATTCTCTGATGAAAAGCACGTCTCTGCTCGAACAATATCCACTCTTTTTCAATATAAAAATCTACAGTAATTCAATAAAATGTCTGGGTTGTTATATTAAAATGTTAGATGTAATATATTTTCATATGGGTAGCCTAGGCTATGTCATGATAAATTAAAATTCCtcataaaaacttaaaaatgccTCTGGTCTGTTAGGAGGAGCAGGCTTTTGGAGAATCACTAGCCCAGGAGAAAAGTGCTTTATTGGATGCAAGGGAGGCGAGCAAAGTGCGAATcaaagagctggaggaggacatCAAAACCCTGACTCAGAGGACTGTTGAAAGAGAGACCGAGTTGGAAaggtaagacattttttttcttttagttttttatgtGGGTGTCATGAATACTTTTGATCATCAGTAGCCAAATCTGTGTGTGCAGGATGAAGGAAAGAGCAAAGAGGGCAGGAGCTCAGAGAAAAGACGAGGATAGCGAGAGAAAGAGCCTGCAGGTAATTATGATTCAGAACATGCTGTATATCATAATAAAACCTGTGTCCCCCGTTGTTCTTTTCTTCCACATCTAACTCTCTCTTTTCCCATCTGTGTCATGTCTTTCTTTCAGACCAAGCTAGAACAGACAGAAGGTGAACTGCGAAGTCTGTCTAAGGAGTTCCAGGGCCTGAGGAATTCGCTGGCCCAGAGAGACACAAGCGTCCTGCAGCTCCAAAACAGCATCACCACCCTCACCCAGAAACTCACCACTGCCCACAGGAAAGAGGTCTGAGGTCATTTCTTTGGAAATCAGAGTGGACGGGATTGAAAGGAGGGTTGAAATGAATGTATGGATTGATAGTTAAAGCTGGACTATAGGCAAATATGCATGCTAGAGGCTTCAATTGTGTGATGCGCTGTG
This region includes:
- the calcoco1a gene encoding calcium-binding and coiled-coil domain-containing protein 1 isoform X1, which gives rise to MEKACSVEFRNVGCSYFPQSRVDCHYTLSPEHNWASNDWIGLFKVGWTSVKDYHTFVWAMAPPDYQEGTDVNCCVHFQASYLPKPSSYDYEFVYIDAKGEVFSRSSTFIFCAPKPLEELVTLEEEPHGEEGATDMLLVVPRAELLQSRLQECLRERAELLQTQEAANRYREKEKEEYKRAREAWDRRRRGLESDIARLQEELKQSQEKMEEMEMDQKEEQAFGESLAQEKSALLDAREASKVRIKELEEDIKTLTQRTVERETELESQICVCRMKERAKRAGAQRKDEDSERKSLQTKLEQTEGELRSLSKEFQGLRNSLAQRDTSVLQLQNSITTLTQKLTTAHRKEAENEATLKEMRSLRERLNMSERAAEGLKSDLSGMVAQRDHGQAELHQARLQAAQLTLQLADSSLAMREGRARWAQERQNLQRSAEKDHERLERVNAEMQRMEERLQEETMERVKLEVELGREKDCNRVQLSETRRELQELKAMLRVGQKEKEQLLAEKQELMEYICQLEQKMGTVASAKWSAAPIASTGRPGSALSDSEDENPEALQPLRPPRPLGHYSLCEQGQPDSLLLATPPPSPREVERSAVVINQPAPLSSPHQADPDTLAHSSDSEEESDTLQCGRHSSGEETALLLPEHADAVLSDLADTSLW
- the calcoco1a gene encoding calcium-binding and coiled-coil domain-containing protein 1 isoform X3 — encoded protein: MEKACSVEFRNVGCSYFPQSRVDCHYTLSPEHNWASNDWIGLFKVGWTSVKDYHTFVWAMAPPDYQEGTDVNCCVHFQASYLPKPSSYDYEFVYIDAKGEVFSRSSTFIFCAPKPLEELVTLEEEPHGEEGATDMLLVVPRAELLQSRLQECLRERAELLQTQEAANRYREKEKEEYKRAREAWDRRRRGLESDIARLQEELKQSQEKMEEMEMDQKEEQAFGESLAQEKSALLDAREASKVRIKELEEDIKTLTQRTVERETELESQICVCRMKERAKRAGAQRKDEDSERKSLQTKLEQTEGELRSLSKEFQGLRNSLAQRDTSVLQLQNSITTLTQKLTTAHRKEAENEATLKEMRSLRERLNMSERAAEGLKSDLSGMVAQRDHGQAELHQARLQAAQLTLQLADSSLAMREGRARWAQERQNLQRSAEKDHERLERVNAEMQRMEERLQEETMERVKLEVELGREKDCNRVQLSETRRELQELKAMLRVGQKEKEQLLAEKQELMEYICQLEQKMGTVASAKWSAAPIASTGRPGSALSDSEDENPEALQPLRPPRPLGHYSLCEQGQPDSLLLATPPPSPREVERSAVVINQPAPLSSPHQADPDTLAHSSDS
- the calcoco1a gene encoding calcium-binding and coiled-coil domain-containing protein 1 isoform X2, with product MEKACSVEFRNVGCSYFPQSRVDCHYTLSPEHNWASNDWIGLFKVGWTSVKDYHTFVWAMAPPDYQEGTDVNCCVHFQASYLPKPSSYDYEFVYIDAKGEVFSRSSTFIFCAPKPLEELVTLEEEPHGEEGATDMLLVVPRAELLQSRLQECLRERAELLQTQEAANRYREKEKEEYKRAREAWDRRRRGLESDIARLQEELKQSQEKMEEMEMDQKEEQAFGESLAQEKSALLDAREASKVRIKELEEDIKTLTQRTVERETELERMKERAKRAGAQRKDEDSERKSLQTKLEQTEGELRSLSKEFQGLRNSLAQRDTSVLQLQNSITTLTQKLTTAHRKEAENEATLKEMRSLRERLNMSERAAEGLKSDLSGMVAQRDHGQAELHQARLQAAQLTLQLADSSLAMREGRARWAQERQNLQRSAEKDHERLERVNAEMQRMEERLQEETMERVKLEVELGREKDCNRVQLSETRRELQELKAMLRVGQKEKEQLLAEKQELMEYICQLEQKMGTVASAKWSAAPIASTGRPGSALSDSEDENPEALQPLRPPRPLGHYSLCEQGQPDSLLLATPPPSPREVERSAVVINQPAPLSSPHQADPDTLAHSSDSEEESDTLQCGRHSSGEETALLLPEHADAVLSDLADTSLW